The DNA window ACCAACAGCTCTTCGGAGATCCAGGCGGTCAGTTCAAATTCGGTGATCTTAGCGGCGACTCTTTCGTCGACATGATCCTCGGTTTGGCTCAGACCTACGACCAGGCACAACTGCTCCCAACCAACCACTACGTAAACCAGACCACATCGGCCTACGTGATGGATAACTGGCACGCCACCCCTCGCATCAGCCTGCAGTTGGGGCTTCGCTACGACGCCCTGCCGCATGCCTATGAACGCGCGGACCGGATTGCCAACTTCGATCCTAACCTGTATCTATCGAGCTCCGCTGCCGTCTTCAACGCTGACGGTACGCTTGATACCACCGGCCCCGGCTTCCAGACAATCGGAGGAACTCCCTTCTATCAGAATGGAATCTACAACGCCGGCACGAATGGATACCCCAAGGGCGTCGTCACCAATGATTACTCAACGCTCCAGCCGAGGGTCGGCTTCTCGGCTGATCTCTTCGGCCACGGAAAGACGATTCTCCGCGGCGGCATTGGATCTTTCTATGAGAGAGTCCAGGGTAACGATATCTACAACACAGCTGCCAACGAGCCCTACTACAACGACCCGCAAGCCAGCAGTGTCTACCTATCCAATCCCCACACCACCTTCACTACCGGCAACACCGCCAGCCTGCCGAACTTTGCTCAAGGGCTGACGACTCTCGCAAGAACGTATAAGGCTCCCGGCGTCGTTCAATACAGCCTTGGTATCCAACACGAGCTTGAGCCTTCGCTTATCTGGGTTGTGCAGTATGTCGGCAACCTTGCGTGGCACCAGCAGATCGAACGCAACATCAACAACTACTCCTTGAACACTCCTCTAACTGCAACGCAGGCTGCGCTCGGTTCCGTCCACACCCCGGGCAAGGCCGATAACTCCCTCTACAACCGCGCCAATGCTGGAGACCCCAGCAACAACTCGGGGACCAACCCTAGCGCAGCCTCTATTCCTGTTCCCGACCAGCTTCGTACCTACGTCGGCTACACCGGCATCGTGCAGCAGGAGGACACCACCAACGGAAACTACAACGGCTTCCAGACAGGCCTGCGAGCGCAGAACAAGCATGGCCTTACCGGTGAGATCGACTACACGTGGTCTCACGAGATCGACCTCACCAGCTTCGATGAAGACACCGTCAGCAACCCCTACAACCTCAAGTACGACAAGGGCTCGGGAGCGATTGATCGGCGCAACATCCTCAGCATCAACTACATCTACAAACTGCCTATCTTCACTCAGTCAACCGGCCTGGTCCACAGCCTCGCCGGAGGTTGGGAGCTGGCTGGAACCTTTATCGGGGAATCTGGAACCATCATCGCGAACCAGGGCGTAGGACTCTCGGTTGGCTATGACCCGGTCGGTCTGGGCGGCGGTTACACCAATCGTCCCGACATCAACGGCAAAGTCCACTACACGAAAGTTCACGGAGGTCAGTGGTTTGACCCAGCTGTCTTCTCGGCTCCAATTCCGGCCTGGGCTGGTGGTATCAACCAGGGCTTTGGGAGCGCTCGAAAGGATGCTGTCATCGGTCCCGGTCGTGCCAACTTTACAACCTCGCTCTATAAGAGCTTCGTAATCCGGGAGGGAATTGACTTCAAGTTCCGCCTGGAAACCTTCAACACCTTCAACCACACGCAGTTCAATGGAGTTAACTCCACCTACGGCGCTGGCGGCTTCGGTTCCGTCTCCAGTGTCTACGATCCTCGTGTCATTCAACTCGGCGGGCAGCTCCGGTTCTAAACAATCCTGCTAACCTAAACGGACGCGCCGGACTTCAGTCCGGCGCGTCTCATTAATGTCACTCCTGATCTTGCCGCCTGAAGAATCTTCTCCATGACTCGAGCTTCTAAAATCTCCTTGCAACTGATCCAGAGATGCAAGAGAAATCTTCCAACCTCATTCCTGCTTGTCGCTCTCCTGGCGTTGACCATCTCGTCGCCAACCATCCTCGCCCAAGCGGGCGACCGCGCCACAGCCATCGCCCTCGAGCAACAGGGCCGCACCACAGAAGCAGAACAAGCATGGCACTCTATCGCCATCTCCGATCCTTCCAACGCCGAAGCCTTCGCTCACCTCGGGCTGCTCGCCTCGCGTCAGCAACACTTCGACGAAGCCATTGCAAGCTACAACAAGGCTCTCAACCTTGCTCCCGGCATGCCCGGCCTGCAGATGAATCTTGGTCTCGTTCTCTTCAAGGCCGCCCAGTTCCCCGCCGCGATCAAGAACTTCTCCGCGCTGCTAAAGCTTCATCCCGACGCCGCCACCGCCAACCATTTGACCGTGCTTCTCGGCATGGCCCACTACGGCATGGGCGACTACCTCGTCGCCATCCCGTACCTTGAGCGCGCCACCGCGAATGATCCGCAAAGCCTCACTCTCCGCCTGACTCTCGCTCATAGTTGCCTCTGGAGCAAGCAATACGACTGCGTCCTCAGCGTGTACAAGCAGATCCTCGCCCTCAACGCGGACTCTGCTGAAGCCGACATGATCGCCGGCGAAGCCCTCGACGAGAAGGGCGATGACGCCGGTGCCATCGAACAGTTCCGCGCCGCCATCCGCGTCAATGCAGACGAGCCCAACGCCCACTTCGGTCTCGGCTACCTGCTCTGGAAGCAGCAGCACTTCGACGAGGCTGCCAAAGAGTTTCAGGCCGAACTCAACATCAATCCCACCCAGAGCCAGGCCCGCGCCTACCTCGCCGACTCGCTGGTAGAGATAAGCCAGTTCGAGAAGGCCCGCCCTGATCTCGAACAACTTGCGGCCAGCCCCAACGCAGCCGCAATGGTCCACCGCGACCTCGGTATCGTCTACGGCGAGACCGGCCACCCCGAAGATGCGACGAAGCAGTTACAGCAAGCGATCCTGCTCGACCCCAGCTACGTCTCGGCGCACTGGCGGCTGGCGAAGATCTACCAGGCCACCGGCAACAAAGCGCTTGCGAAGTCGGAGTTCGCAATCGTCAGCGCCATAAAGCAGCAGAGCAGCCGCCCTCTCTCCCAGCAGCTCGATGCCAGCCCATCCCCGCACCAACCTTGATTAGGGCAGCTTGCTCATCTCCGCCTTTACCGTCGCAGCCAGCTTCTGAAGCTCCTCGACCTTCTTCACCGTCGCCAGCGACAGCGTATCCGGCCCGCTCTTCGCCATCGCCGCCTGCACCTCGCGGCTCAGCGCCAGCATCCTCTGCGTGTCTGCGATCAGCTTCGCCCGCCTCGGGTCACGAATCTCCGCCTTCGCAACCACATCAGCCTTTGCAGTATCGCCCGATGGCTTCGCCGGTGCACTCTGAGCCCGCGCAGCCAATCCTCCAAACATGACACACAGCGCCACAAATCCAGAGTAGGCTTTCATTCGCCATTTCAACGCGGTCATCATCACTGGGCCTTCATCGCCACGGCCAGATTCTTGGCCAGTGCTTCAATCTTGTTGACGTTCGCCGCAAGCTCCGCCTTCGAAGTATCACCAGCGGGCCCCGACGCCGCTTTCTCCGCACGCTCCGACAGCACCACCAGCTCATTCGTCGCCCACAGAATCAATTGGCGACGCTTCTCATTCTGCGCGGCAACCGCCTTCCGCATCGCGGCAGCCGTCGCCGGGTCCACGTCGCGATAACGAAGATCCGGATCGATTTCGCGCGGCGTCGGATCAGGCAGTTTCAGCGTCTGCGGGGTTTGCGCCCGCGCGCTACACATCAGCACAAGACTCACTCCCGCGCCGAGCAGCACACCCTTCAACCTGCGCTCGCTTCGCATGGCCACCTCCAGCGTCGCGGACCCAGCGGAGGATACCTACAGTCGCACACCAACCGTCGGGCCGTCACTGCCGAAATTATAGTCCCGCGGATGCTCCCTTATTCGCCATCGGATAGACCTTTATCCAGTGGTTTCGCATCCGGGCGCGCACCGTCTGCCCCGCCGTCTCGGAGGCGATCACTCTGGTCTCTTCAACCGGCATATGGCACTCAATGCACCTCGTCTTAATGGACGGTCCTATCCTCTTGGACTCGCCGCAGCTCTGCCACTGATGACACGTCAAGCACCTGTCCGAGTAGCTTGCCGCTACCTTCTCCGGCTCATGCACGTTATGGCACGTCGAGCACGACATCGTCGCCGATCCCTGATAACACTTGCTCCGCTGCAGCAGCCCCACCTGGTTCCCGTGAACATCCGGGTGCTCCGCCGCCTCACCCGGCATCGCTTCAAAGTAATCCTTCAGCGGTCTCCCCGGCACAAACGAGTACGCCGGCAACAAAGCCCTCCGCTGTATCCCACTATGACAAACCGCGCAGGCATCGACCTGGAGATCGCGCGTGAACTTCGCCGGATTCAGAATCGCTGTATCGCTAGAGTGTTCCGGGCCCGCAGCGTACTTCGCGACATGCGCTGCCCCACCGCCATGGCAGCTCTCACAGGTAATTCCCGCCACCAGGCTGCCTTTTACATACGTGTTCGTCATCGTGTCACTAGAGGTCGCCGCGATGTAGCTCGCATGGCACTCCATGCACCCCGGGTTCACAGGCCGCGTAAAGTCGGCCGTGCCATCCGTGTACCCGGGGCTGTTGACCCACCGCTTGCCATCGGCCCAGTAGCTCACCGGAAGCTCGAACAGCTTGTCGCCCTGCCAATAGAGATAAGTCTGACCGCGTGTACCGGAACCCGTCACCACATCGATGCTCTCGCGCCGCTTGTGCGTCTCCCTCCCCCAACCCGTCACCGCGGTCTCGAAGAACCCCGAGTCGCTCTTCTCCATCATGAAAAAAAGAGACGGGAACTCCGGATTCTTTGCCTCGTCGGAGATCGTCAAAACATTCCCGCCGCTGCCAAATCTCCCCAGCACACTCCGCTCATTCGGTAGGGCGGACGCCGCTCGATGCGCAGTGTGAGCATAGGAATTGCTCTCCTTCACGTGACAGCGCACGCATGCCGCATCGCCAACGTATCCCGGTCTCGGATCATGTTCAACGCGCTGCCCAGCCAGAAGCGCGCACCCCAACCACATGCACAGCAGCGCAACGACAACGGCCCGCACGGCAACCAGCTTACGCAACGGCTTCCGCTCTCTGCTGCCGCGCTCCCCGCAGACGGCGACTAGATTCTCTCTGCTTGGCAATCCCAGTTCTGGCTCCCGCTCGACCGAGATGACTATACCTCTCGAAAACTCGCCGAACAAGCCCGCGCCGCGCGGACCACCTTATCGTATGGCACAGTGGAGATAACCTCGCTTCGCCTTTGTTCTTGCTTCTATAGCGCTCCCACGCATCAATCCCCGGCATCACTGCGCCGCCCAGGCCAACCCGTCAGGACCACCGCCCACATCCACATGCCCGGTCACCTCAAGCGTCTTCAGATCCACGACGGCCACGTAGTTATCCGGCCCGCACGACACAAAGACGCGGTTCCCCACCGGGTCCATCAGTATCCCCGACGCTCCGTGTCCAATCTTCACCCGCTTGAATTCTTTCCGCGACGCAACGTCGTAGACCACCAGATCGGCGCCTCCGAGGTTCGAGATTATCGCCAACTTCCCGTCCGGCGTAAACTTCAACCGGTTCGCTCCCATCACCTTTGCATCGATCGTCGCAACTACCTTCTTTCCCGCCAGGTCGATCACGGACAGCGTCCCGTCCTGTGCGTTCGCTGTCCAAAGCTCCCTCCCATCCGGAGTCACGTCGAACCCCTCATCGCCCCTGCCCACCGGAATCACTGTCTCCTTCCAGTCCATCCGCAGCGCACCACCTCCCGGCGGCGGCCCGCCTTGTGGCATGCCGGGCGGCGGCTTCATCCCCGGCGGAGGGCCCATGGGCGGCAGAGATACCAGTTCCAGCACCGTCACCGTCGCCGAACTCACGTTCGTCGTGTAGATGTGCTTCTCATCCTTCGCGACGTAGATCATGTGGGTCCGGTCCTGCCCTGTCCCCATGATCCAGTCCACCTTCACTGCGAGCGGATCGTAGGTCGCAATCGCCTTCGCCCCCTCCGCCGTGAACCAAACCTTACCGCCAACGAACGTCAGCCCATGCGGGCCATTCAAAGCACCCGTATCGATATCCGGAAGCGCCTTCTGCCCCACCAGATCTATGACTGAAAGCGAGTGATACCGGCCTCCGCCATAGATCGAC is part of the Granulicella aggregans genome and encodes:
- a CDS encoding carboxypeptidase-like regulatory domain-containing protein, producing the protein MPVVLLLAFVVSLTCSAQQNSEINGTVSDKQGAVVPNAHLVLTQPSTGLTRETDSTAAGYFSFAGLNIGTYTLKITAPGFQTAVQSGLEVNVSQTLRTDVSMTVGSVDTTVSVEASALQVQADSNVVSTLINADQITELATENRNFVALVALGLGVSSTVPDSNTPTSVASNFNISVNGLRESHNIWLIDGGEADDRGGGGGASIMPSQDAIAQFETLASNYPPDYGISSGATISMGLKSGTRKFHGSLWEFNRNADYNANTYFNNQGGQPRSKLDYNIYGFNVGGPIFVPKVYNNNRERTFFFWNEEWRKIVQGSSPTNVNTLPTADFPVAGQNLTYVAPAFAPTTTIKVPTVGDPAYNTKLAALGLTPGSPFPGNVIPAALLDPNAILYLGSGVVPKANLSNGQNVSSANQPINVRDDVVRIDHKINDKLQLLGHYLADQVTQVYSSPMLGWSGASYPTITSTLANPSNSAVVKLTDTISPNLLLEASFNYDGNVIHITNSANSQTPAGWSVNPFFANGSKNLPNISWAAPYGTDENPGSAPWHNAARDYSPNGSIYYAIGAHQMKFGGGYNRYTKNQQLFGDPGGQFKFGDLSGDSFVDMILGLAQTYDQAQLLPTNHYVNQTTSAYVMDNWHATPRISLQLGLRYDALPHAYERADRIANFDPNLYLSSSAAVFNADGTLDTTGPGFQTIGGTPFYQNGIYNAGTNGYPKGVVTNDYSTLQPRVGFSADLFGHGKTILRGGIGSFYERVQGNDIYNTAANEPYYNDPQASSVYLSNPHTTFTTGNTASLPNFAQGLTTLARTYKAPGVVQYSLGIQHELEPSLIWVVQYVGNLAWHQQIERNINNYSLNTPLTATQAALGSVHTPGKADNSLYNRANAGDPSNNSGTNPSAASIPVPDQLRTYVGYTGIVQQEDTTNGNYNGFQTGLRAQNKHGLTGEIDYTWSHEIDLTSFDEDTVSNPYNLKYDKGSGAIDRRNILSINYIYKLPIFTQSTGLVHSLAGGWELAGTFIGESGTIIANQGVGLSVGYDPVGLGGGYTNRPDINGKVHYTKVHGGQWFDPAVFSAPIPAWAGGINQGFGSARKDAVIGPGRANFTTSLYKSFVIREGIDFKFRLETFNTFNHTQFNGVNSTYGAGGFGSVSSVYDPRVIQLGGQLRF
- a CDS encoding beta-propeller fold lactonase family protein — translated: MRLEDNRVLLAAAALVTLFAAALGAFAQDTPKRSLLALSKRDHTLSIVDPDILQVIAKAPVGPDPHEVIASDDGKTAYVSIYGGGRYHSLSVIDLVGQKALPDIDTGALNGPHGLTFVGGKVWFTAEGAKAIATYDPLAVKVDWIMGTGQDRTHMIYVAKDEKHIYTTNVSSATVTVLELVSLPPMGPPPGMKPPPGMPQGGPPPGGGALRMDWKETVIPVGRGDEGFDVTPDGRELWTANAQDGTLSVIDLAGKKVVATIDAKVMGANRLKFTPDGKLAIISNLGGADLVVYDVASRKEFKRVKIGHGASGILMDPVGNRVFVSCGPDNYVAVVDLKTLEVTGHVDVGGGPDGLAWAAQ
- a CDS encoding tetratricopeptide repeat protein, whose protein sequence is MTRASKISLQLIQRCKRNLPTSFLLVALLALTISSPTILAQAGDRATAIALEQQGRTTEAEQAWHSIAISDPSNAEAFAHLGLLASRQQHFDEAIASYNKALNLAPGMPGLQMNLGLVLFKAAQFPAAIKNFSALLKLHPDAATANHLTVLLGMAHYGMGDYLVAIPYLERATANDPQSLTLRLTLAHSCLWSKQYDCVLSVYKQILALNADSAEADMIAGEALDEKGDDAGAIEQFRAAIRVNADEPNAHFGLGYLLWKQQHFDEAAKEFQAELNINPTQSQARAYLADSLVEISQFEKARPDLEQLAASPNAAAMVHRDLGIVYGETGHPEDATKQLQQAILLDPSYVSAHWRLAKIYQATGNKALAKSEFAIVSAIKQQSSRPLSQQLDASPSPHQP
- a CDS encoding multiheme c-type cytochrome; this translates as MLGRFGSGGNVLTISDEAKNPEFPSLFFMMEKSDSGFFETAVTGWGRETHKRRESIDVVTGSGTRGQTYLYWQGDKLFELPVSYWADGKRWVNSPGYTDGTADFTRPVNPGCMECHASYIAATSSDTMTNTYVKGSLVAGITCESCHGGGAAHVAKYAAGPEHSSDTAILNPAKFTRDLQVDACAVCHSGIQRRALLPAYSFVPGRPLKDYFEAMPGEAAEHPDVHGNQVGLLQRSKCYQGSATMSCSTCHNVHEPEKVAASYSDRCLTCHQWQSCGESKRIGPSIKTRCIECHMPVEETRVIASETAGQTVRARMRNHWIKVYPMANKGASAGL